Below is a window of Palaemon carinicauda isolate YSFRI2023 unplaced genomic scaffold, ASM3689809v2 scaffold320, whole genome shotgun sequence DNA.
ggtttgcctagcacgtggctgagatttttgttttctgaagggaccaccattagcacgttgctatttttcatagagtggccttttttatttgttttgcattttttggcttagtcatgttaccgtaatgaattggcaagttttgtcgtaaaacttatatttttatagtgttggaaagtgtttctagatgatctggctacccatacctttctttttttttagccagatatggcgtatatatttgttactgtttttagaatgatatattgttaatttattctcatcattaatttatttccttatttcctttcctcactaggctatttttccctgttggagcccttacttggagcatcttgcttttccaactaggcttgaagcttggctaataataatataggtatgtgttcgattttcctgtgtttgctattttttcgttttttcccatttctttcaaaattactacgtactaagtaactatcacagagtaatgattcatttagatgtttatttgtcggaaaatgtgccttgatggtttgcctagcacgtggccatgcatgacattgttttttgcctcagatatattggtaggggatccatttttcatcgaatgcgtatttctaattttttctcattctttgcagatatcaaaatggcaagcaggagacaatctttgggcttggatgccataaatcagctcttagagcaattcgatagtgatgtcgatgatgctTTGGAGGTTGATGACATCAGTGACGAAGAATTCATCAatgtcgatgagttggagcaggaggtcagggaggaacaggaggaacaggcggtgacccaaaatcctgagattgtcgccttagggaatggtgatggagaagccgacgacgatgtgggggaggaagagggggttggggcttcgggttctcatgttgtcccagtcagcacgataacaagtcctgtgccatcgacttcacgtggtccccccccagtaacggtaccggtacctcagctcacgccagtggaggagagaagcaggaagaggagaaggggggatctacaggcagccagggggtcgGCAATCACCCAAATTGATGCTGAATCGGTGAAAGGTCGCGACGGTaccgtttggcatagagacccaaatgccaccctcccccatatgttcacaccaaggattgagcctgggggtcccacttctctcacgttgggaacgagcaaagtgtccgacattttctctctctttttgaccgaccgcatgttagccgaggttgttttgtattctaatgaacgccttgctcTATTGAGAAGTCATTATCATCATacgggcaacgttgccctcagggacattgacctgagggaactgaaggcgtttattggtatcctaataatgacggcagtgcgggcggacaaccatacaccgacgtgggacatgtggaacctcacagagggaaatcctttgtacaggtgtactatgaatgagcgtcgtttcaccctgttggtgagggtaattcgcttcgatgattcggccaccagacaagagagggtgaaagtggatcgccttgcacccattagaaaactctttgatcacgtggtgaccaattgtcgaaacaattacaccccaggaccacatctgactgtggatgaacagcttgtccctttccgggggcgctgtccattcaagatgtacatacccaataaacctgctaagtaagtaaaattctttgttttttatatttgcacatgttattattgttttgaaattataaaaaattgtttatatatatatatatatatatatatatatatatatatatatatatatatatatatatatatatatatatatatatatatctattttgtgaagtaaagaacttgctatatgatttatatatctaaatcataatatatcatctattctatctctatctatgtataacttgttcatttatataactgataatttatctttcgtatttgtaaatgattttcttatatatttattattattattattttattattattattactatattgattagtaatataattgtatattgtgtatttttttaaatttttttttatctttttacctttattagttactaattccatttcccttcttctagatatggtatcaagattgtattggcgtgtgatgccgatacgcattacatgtgtaatgcgattgcgtacttggggaaggacactgtccagatacctagaggatcgacgcttggagaagtttttacgtctgatcttgtggcaccttttcagagaagtggccgcacagtgacgacggataactttttcacgacgctaccgcttgctttgtcactcttggataaggacatgcatttgtgtggcaccattcgccaaaagccttatattcctaaggaacttacggagaaggtgcttcccccaaaggagtcagtggcagtgttcaattacgaacacaatctaactctacagtgtcagcaaattagtaggactaagaaggtgatgctgttgagttccctgcatcatgatccgtctgaagtcgaaaaaaggaagaccgacattcagatgttttataatgcgaccaagggaggtgtagacacattcgaccagatgtgttctacatctatttgtattcgtaagtcacgacgctggcctatgactctcttttacgggatattgaatataataatggtcaattcttatattctctatacgtccatgcctttcaccaagccagtgccaaagcgaacgttcctcagagatatcgcctacgagttgtgtgctccccaggcaatacatcggtatctaacgtcacacagtttgtcgaaaggactccgtcaaatcatggtggatactttcaagatacctgagcaggtcccaccaagacgtcgaattcccgttggccaaagaaaactccctaaaaggattcgctgtcacagctgcccgcctagggacgaccgcaagacaaacactgcctgtctcctgtgcaagagtcctgtttgtctggaccaccagagtgtcctctgtccaaactgtagcgtctgtccaaactgtaacgcagcgttatttgtaagttacaacatgaaaattttgtttacttcttttttgattgaatatcatcaaattttattaccgaaaatattattattgatttacaattttcttttttttcgattttatttcccttcaaatttttttttggggtcagcattctaatttcatattcgtaaaataatcgacattcatccagcaacccaccatacaatttttatgtatatccaagaataattagattagtaaataacaccctcatcaaattttattaccgaaaatattattattgatttacaattttctttttttttcgattttatttcccttcaaaaattttttttttgggtcagcattctaattttatattcgtaaaataatcgacattcatccagcaacccaccatacaatttttatgtatatccaagaataattagattagtaaataacaccttgaaattgacatacccttcctacatttcaggaggcagaacagggagtctgagtcagtgtggttggcggccattttgtggacatatccgaagcgtaagttgccatatctatatatattcttgttccctataaaatttgtgatattttggtatatttttacctgcataaaatcatattatatattatatataggtatttttttacgaaatttctaagtactcaaaaaatgacctttagatatggcccctgatataaatgtaatttacaaaataatgaagatttttttacatatttctattctaggataacatgtgtttattccataaaaaaaatagccaattcggatttcatttgggtacctaaaaaaattcatgaaatttggacacatttttttggccaaaaaaagttaccctttttttctcatttcagatcttcacctctatgggtccgatttcatccaaaatataggaagatgtgtcctagacattcaagattcaatccctgaaattatttttgtaaataggagaaaaattatttttttatgaatttttatgtaaggtctttttttttttctacttatttttttaaaatatttataataaattatttttatgcagatgagtagtttttatctttacagtagttttaagcattcattgaagttttttttggcaaaagaaaaatagaggttactgcaaaaactgatttttcaagaattttttttggcgtcggggtcgttcgcgtccgagtatacccttaaaggggtgtccgaggaccgtacctatccagggttaagattattattattattattataattattattattattattattattattattattatcataatcatattattattattattattattattattgttattattattattattattattattattattttcaaaattaatattattattattttttttttttattattaccactatcattattattattactattaatattattattattattattattattattattattattattattactattattattattattattattattattattatcatcatttttattatcattattattataattatcattatatatattattatttacattattatcattattagtattactttctaacatacaaccatagttggataagaaggatgctataagcgtaggggctccaacagggaaagtaggtcagggaggaaaggaaacaaggaaaattaaagtgttttaagaagagcaacaatattaaaataaatatcactttataaactataaaaactttaacaaaacacgaggaagagaaataagatataggatTAAa
It encodes the following:
- the LOC137636536 gene encoding uncharacterized protein; protein product: MLLSSLHHDPSEVEKRKTDIQMFYNATKGGVDTFDQMCSTSICIRKSRRWPMTLFYGILNIIMVNSYILYTSMPFTKPVPKRTFLRDIAYELCAPQAIHRYLTSHSLSKGLRQIMVDTFKIPEQVPPRRRIPVGQRKLPKRIRCHSCPPRDDRKTNTACLLCKSPVCLDHQSVLCPNCSVCPNCNAALFEAEQGV